Within the Laspinema palackyanum D2c genome, the region TTTCGGGTAAACGCGCTCAATCAGGTTGGGATTTTGCAAATGGGATGCATCTACTCAAGGGCGAAATGTTGGGCAATGGGAATGTTTAAGTGCCGATAGAGACGCGATCGAGACCTAGGTTGGCAGCGATCGCGTCTCGGGAGATTCGCATTCCGATAGGGGTTCAAAAAAGCGACATCCTGCACAGGGTCCTTCTGGATTGACGGCACAGCGAATCAGTTCGGATTTAGCGTTGAAGCGGCAACTGGCCTCTCCAATCACCCAGCGCCCCTCTACAAGACTTTTTTCAATCGGTCGCTGGGCTGACTGAACGTACAGGGCAATATTTTGCAACCGATAACGACCGGATTTCAGTTGATACCGATGGCGGCGTTCCAGAACGGCGTAAGTTTTTCCTTCGAGATCCAGATAGTGACCTGGTTGCGGATTCCAATCTAAATGCACTTTCCCCAAGGACTGCGAGGGTTTGGTTAAGATCACCTCGGTGGGTAAAGAATCTGGTTCCATGATTCCTCTGTGATGTTCTTTACTTTTTTACGTTACCTTACACCGCCTCTGGATGCCGAGACTCCTCCAGATTCCTTCAGCTTTGACTCTCTTGGAGACTCACCGGGCGATCGCCGGTTATCCCCCCGGTTGGGAACCCCCTCTTTTCAGGTTAACCCCTCTCAGGTGGGCTTGATCCGGCGCACTTTCACCCCGAACCGCCTAGGGGTTTTTCTCAATTGCCCCTTTTTCTGGATTTTCTCGAACCTGTTTAACCCCCCTCAAATTCGATATAATTTAAAAAAGAAAAGTTGTCAATTTTTTTTAGTTCTCAATCTATAACATCCAATCGGCAGCCAAAAACAAAGCCGCCCAATCCCAACGCCTTGCACAAACAATTGACATCAAAGCATAAAAAATCAGAATTCGCCAGACCTAAACCGGAGAAATTGATATGTTTTTAGAACAAAAATCCACGGGCAACTTGATTGAAATTGTCAAAACAGAGGATTTGTCTGACCCTAGTTGCAGTGAAGTTGAGGGACGCTCTCATGCAGGAGAAGAAATGCAAGAGGTGGAGGCTTTTCCAAAAGAAGATTTGAAATTCCCCTCCGGGGAAACCCTACCCATCTGCTGGGTCGATGCGAACTATCGCGCTTCTGCGCCACCCGTGTCATCGTCAGCCGGATAAAGCCGACAACCGGCGGGGGATTAATCCCCCGCCTAACAGCTCAAGTCGGTTGAAACCGACTGAAAATACCACAGCATAAGACTTGCAGTCGGTTTTTAACTGACATCTTGCACCAGTGGCAACACCCGGCGGGTGGCAACAACCGGCGGGGGATTAATCCCCCGCCGGTTGTTGCAACTGCGAGGGGGTATTTGCGTATCCCCTCGCAGGAACGGCGCTACTCATTCGCGAACACGATCGCTCGGTTTTTTGCCCTCGATTTCACCCGGCGATCGCGGCGTGATCGGTAACCTGATGATAAACTCTGTCCCCTCTCCAGGAGTAGAAATACAGCGCAGTTTCCCCCCATGTTTTTCCACCACAATGGAATAAGCAATTGATAATCCTAAACCCGTCCCTTTGCCGACGGGTTTCGTTGTAAAAAAGGGGTCGAAAATTTTTAACCGCACCTGTTCAATGATCCCCGGACCATTATCCGCAATCCGAACCTCAATCCAATCGCGATCGCTCACTTCGGTGCGAAGGATAATTCTCGGTAAGCGGGTTTTCCCCCGGTGTAAATCCGATGGGATGACATCCGCAGAAGTTACCGAGGAGCTAGAATACACCTCACCTTCCTCGGGGCTTTCCTCAGAGAATCCCTCACACCCATCCATTGCATCGATCGCATTATTTAAAATATTCATCACCACCTGATTCACTTGAGACGCATAACAGGTAATTTTCGGCAGGTTTCCATACTCCTTGATCACCTCAATTCCCGGATGCCCATTTTTACGGGTAAGACGAGACTGCAAAATTAACAGCGTCGAATCAATCCCCTCATGAAGATCCACCTCTTTCATCGCTGATTCATCCAGACGAGAGAAATTTCGCAATCCTAGAACTATCTGGCGAATGCGATCGGCCCCGGTTTTCATGGAAGAGAGCAATCTCGGTAAATCTTCCAATAAAAACTCCAGATCCATGTCCTTGATGGCGGCTTGAATTTCCGGGTTTGAATCGGGATAATGCTGCTGATAAAGAAAGACTAAGTTAAACAAATCACCCAGATACTCTTCGGCATGATTGAGATTGCCATAGATAAAACTCACTGGGTTATTAATTTCATGAGCAATTCCCGCCACCATTTGGCCGAGACTGGACATTTTTTCAGTTTGAATCAATTGGGTTTGGGTCTGTTTGAGGGTTTCTAGGGTTTGGGATAAGCGGAGATTTTTTTCATTTAAGGCATCATTGGCCTGATTTAAAGCCTGAGTGCGCTCTTGGACTTTGGCTTCCAGGTTGGCATAAAGCAGGGCATTTTCTAAGGCGATCGCCGCTTGGGAGGAGAGAATTTTCAAAATCTCCAGGCGGTCCCGAGTAAAGGCTGCCCGGGTTAAATTATTTTCTAAATAGAGGATGCCTAAAGTTTTTCCCCCATTCACAA harbors:
- a CDS encoding DUF6464 family protein, whose translation is MEPDSLPTEVILTKPSQSLGKVHLDWNPQPGHYLDLEGKTYAVLERRHRYQLKSGRYRLQNIALYVQSAQRPIEKSLVEGRWVIGEASCRFNAKSELIRCAVNPEGPCAGCRFFEPLSECESPETRSLPT
- a CDS encoding acetyltransferase, which codes for MFLEQKSTGNLIEIVKTEDLSDPSCSEVEGRSHAGEEMQEVEAFPKEDLKFPSGETLPICWVDANYRASAPPVSSSAG